CCTTGCCCCCCGCGGTGAACCGATCCTGCTCCACGCCAGCAACTTCCGCCCTCTCAAGCGGGTCGGAGATGTCATTCGGATATTTGCCCTTGTCCGCCGCCAGGTTGAGGCTCGCTTGGTCCTGGTGGGGGAAGGCCCGGAGCGTCCTGTGGTTCAACGCCTTGCGGAGGAGCTCGGCGTTGCTTCCGACGTCGCCTTCCTTGGTGAGCAGGAGTATCCGGAGCGCCTCTACGCCTGTGCAGATCTCTTCCTGCTCACCAGCGAGCAGGAGAGCTTTGGCCTCTCCGCCCTGGAAGCTATGAGCTGCGGCGTTCCGGTGGTAGGCACGCGGATCGGCGGACTGCCCGAATTGGTCCAGGATGGCCAAACCGGGTTCCTTTTCCCTGTGGGAGATGTGGAGGGAATGGCCCAGGCCGTTCTCAAGCTCCTGCGCGACGCAGAGTTTAGAGGTGAAATGGCAAGACGTTGCCGCGAGCTGGCCTGCGAACGATACGATCAGGCGCGGGTAGTGGACCTCTACGAAAGGCTTTACCTCGACGCCCTTACCCGTCCCTGAAGAGCCCCGAGGGACTGTCTCGCCGCCTCGAGCTGAACGAATCCACGAAAGGAGCTCCCCCTAAAAATGCCGAAGGCGGCTACCGCCGCCTTCTTCCGTGGGCGATACTGGATTCGAACCAGTGACCTCTGGTATGTGAGACCAGCGCTCTAACCAGCTGAGCTAATCGCCCTCGATGCACAACTAATTTAATCCAACTCCACCCCCCTGTCAAGGGCTTTTTGACCGCGGTCGAAGCAGTTCCACGACCAGGGCTGCCCGCTCAAGAGCCGGAACCGGAGCCCTACTATCCCGCCGCGTGCGGCACGTTGCCACCGGAAACCCACACCGGGCCCGGCCCATTGCTGTGAGCCTGGATTCGAGGCAACCAACTCAAGAAACTGCTTCCGCATCCGATAGGATGCTTAGCCGCCGAGGGTTCCTTGTGCCTGCAGGGGGGAGCCGTCACGTTTCGCACGGAAGCGCAGGAGAGGAGATGCTTCAAGCCAGGGTCAAAGATGGCGTACTGATACTGCGGTTCGACAGCCGCACCTCCCTCACGGCGGAAAACGGCACCGCCTTTCTCGAGGAAGGCAGCCGCTTACTCCACACCGCTCCGGCGGTGATCCTCGATTTCGCTAACCTCGAATTTGTCGATAGTGCCGGGCTCCGGCAACTGATCGCCCTCAGGAAACAGGCCCGCAAGACGGGGAAGGCCATCGCCCTGGCCAGGCTCCGTCCTCCCGTTCGAGAGGTTTTCGAGGTTACCCGCCTGACCCGGGAGTTCCCTATTTACGCCGACCTGCGGGCCGCCTTGCGCGCTCTGGCCGGACATCGTTGGCAGGGAGGCGAAAGCAACGGGGACAGCCTCAAGATCGAGACGAAGGCTGTCACCCGAGGGGTCTGGATCCGTGCTACCGGCTGTGAATCCCTGACGCAGACCAATGTCTCGAGCCTCGTTTCAGCCCTGGAGAAATCCGCGCGGAAGGGAAAGCAGATCATCGCGGACTTGCGGGCCTTCACGCACATCGATAGCGCGGCCCTGAGCCAACTCTACGGAGTGTACGCGGCGGCCAGGCAAAACGGCTGCGAGC
This genomic stretch from candidate division KSB1 bacterium harbors:
- a CDS encoding STAS domain-containing protein; the protein is MLQARVKDGVLILRFDSRTSLTAENGTAFLEEGSRLLHTAPAVILDFANLEFVDSAGLRQLIALRKQARKTGKAIALARLRPPVREVFEVTRLTREFPIYADLRAALRALAGHRWQGGESNGDSLKIETKAVTRGVWIRATGCESLTQTNVSSLVSALEKSARKGKQIIADLRAFTHIDSAALSQLYGVYAAARQNGCELTFVVQSSLAAVFLAQVHNWKDDVVTDVHQAIDRVGPSNAVTVSRGGRQGQSDSLLDFFLATEKNGRPRSR